The Streptomyces sp. NBC_00286 nucleotide sequence CGGCTCCACCGGCCGGCTGATGTCCCACGACGAGGCCGACAAGTGGACCCTGCGGCTGCAGCATGCGGTCGCCGGCTTCGTCGACGGCCCGCGGGATTCTCTGGAGGAGGCGGACCAGGTACTGGAGGAGGTCACGGAGCGCTTCACGGAAGCCGTAACCCAGCGCCGCCGCACCCTCCGCACGTCCTGGCAGACGCCGGGCGACGAGAAGGCCGACACAGAGCAACTACGGCTCGCCCTGCGCGACTACCGAGAACTGGCGGAACGTCTCCTGAGGATCTGAACCGCCGCCGGTTGAGCAGGGCGCCTACCGGGCGGGTGGGTTCGGTTCGTGGGCGAGTGCGGGGCCGTCGCAGCTGGTCAGTTCCCCATTCCCGCCCCTTCCCGGCTGTATTAATTTGCGGCTCCGCCGCGTGGGGGGCTGCGCCCCAGACCCCGCCGGGGGTGCGGGTGACAATCGTGTCGCGGCTGCGGGCCCGTCGTGGCTGGTCGCGCAGTTCCCCGCGCCCCTGAGGGGCGCTCCCGGAACCGTCCGCCACCAGGCGTACTAACCGCGGCGGTCACGCCAATCCCGTACGACCGCCTCGACGTCGTACGGCTTCAAGCCGAGCGGCGGCCCCGGCGGCGGCCGGAACATCACGTCGCGGATCTTCACGTTGATCGACGTGATGATCTCGCGAACCACCCGCTCTGACGGAGCGTCCAACGCCCGCGCAAGCGCGTCCTCCGCCTCCTTCCGCAACGCCAGCGTCGGCGGCAGCACGGACAGCCCCTCGCGGGCCATCTTCTGCTTGATCCACCACAGTTCGTCGTACGTGGTGTCGCTGGTGGCAGGCAGCGGCTTACCGGCACCGGAGAGTTGATCGAACTCCCCACGCGCCTCCGCCTCACGGATCTGCTTGTCGATCCAGGACTCGAAGCTGACACCGGGAGGTTTTCGCTCGGTCATGTAGTCCAGTGTGCCGGACGGCATGTCACCCGGGCGATCTATCATTCGGCCGCGATACATCGTCGCCGGTGCGCCACCATGCTCCGGCGCCGAACCATTGGATTGCGGGAACCGAAGGAGCGCACGTGCTCGAACTCACCATGGCCACGGTGTCGGAGGCGGACGCGGGTGCGACGGCCGGGATGCAGATGGCCGACTCGCCCAGCGAACCGGGTGCCGTGCTGCGGGTGGGGCGGGACCGGGGCTTCTGCCGCCTCGCGACGCCCGACGACTGGCTGTTCGTCTCGCGGGTGCACCTGGAGTTCCTGTGCGGGCCGGACGGGACGTGGCAGGTGACGTGGCTGCGGGGCTCGCACGCCGACCCCTCGTCCGAGGTGCGGCTCGTGCTGGTCGGCGGGACCCCGCAGCCCCTGCCGTACGGCGGAACGGCGAGGCTCCCCCAGAACGGTTCCGGCGAACTGATCATCCACGACCGCACTTCCCCGCGCAGCGTGAACGTGGGCTTCTACCACGAGGGGTGAGGCCCACGAGGCCCGAGGCCGGGAGGTCTGAGGCCACGAGGCGCGAGATCACCAGGCCTGAGGCCAGGCGCAGCAAGACCGGAGCCCGCAGGCCGGGCGCCCCAACACCGGCCACCGCAAAGCTGGCCACCGCAAAGCCGGCCACCGCAAAGCCGGCCACCGCAAAGCCGGATACCGCAAAGGGACCAGGCGGCCTACGGCAGACGTCCTACGCCAACACGCGCGCCAGCGCGAACCCGTCGTACCCCTTCAACCCCACCGTCTGGATCGCCGTAGCGTCCAGCTTCGGATGGGACGCGAAGAGTTCGAGGGCCGCGCGGGTGCCTCGGATCGACGGGTCGTCGCTGGTGGCGTCGGTGACGGCGCCGCCGCGTACGACGTTGTCGAGGACGATGAGGCTGCCGGGGCGGGTGAGTTTGACGGCCCACTCGACGTAGTGCGGGTTGTTCACCTTGTCCGCGTCGATGAAGACCAGGTCGAAGGGAGCGCGGTCCTCGGCCTGCTCGTCGGCCAGTTTCGGCAGCGAGTCCAGGGCGGGGCCCACCCGCACCTCGGTGATCTTGTCGAGGCCGGCCCGCGTGAGGTTCCGGCGGGCGACTTCCGCGTGCTTCGGATCGTACTCGAGGCTGATCAGGCGCCCGTCCGCCGGCAGCGCGCGGCCCAGCCAGATGGTGCTGTAGCCGCCGAGGGTGCCGATCTCGAGGATGCGGCGGGCGCCCTGGATCACGGCGAGCAGGTGGAGCAGTTTGCCGTGGGTGGGGGCGACGTTGATGTGCGGCAGTCCGGCGGCGTCGCTGTCGTGCAGTGCGGCGGAGAGGGCGTCGTCGGGTGGGGCGAGGAGCGCGGTGAGGTAGTCGTCGACGTCGTTCCAGAGCCGTGGCTCGGTCATGCACCATGCCTTTCGTCTGGCTAGTTAGAGGGTCTAACTAGTTTCGCCGTCGAATATAGACCGCTACGGGCGGATCCGCCCGGCGGTCACGCAGGTCCCCGGAACATCACCGCAACCTCCGGTCGCGCCACACCCTCTTCAGGACAAAAGATGGAAGGACGTCAGGTAAAGCGGGGGTTGCCTGCGTCTCTCCGCGGGGGTAGTGCGAGCCTCATAGGGCTCGCACAGTGACAACGATCAGCTGACACCCGTGGGGCATGGGTGACCAACGGGGCGGGAGGGCCGACGGGGCGTGGCGAATGTGGAGAGTGGACGACCAGGTGATGCCTTCGCGGCGGGAGCTGCGGGCACGGCGAAGGCACGGCTGGGCATGGTGCGCGCGGCCCTCTGGCTGGTCGCGGCCGTACTGGCGGTACGGCAGGTCGCCGTCGTCCTGAGCACGCCGAAGGGGGAACGCCTGACGGATCTGGAGACCTGGGTCGGCCCGGGCGGCGTGCTGCATGTGAACGGATCCCTGTACGACTCGACGCGCTTCACGGGCACACCGTTCGGCGGACTCGTCCTCAAACCGCTCACCCGCGCGGCCGAGCAGGCCCTCGGCTGGGGCTGGACCTTCGGCACCCTGCTGCTCGTCGTCGCGCTCGGTCTGGTCGCGGCTCGTGCCCTGCCGCAGCCGGTGAGCAGACGCACGGCCCTGCTCGCCGCCCCCGTGGCGATCAGCCTGCTGATGCTGTCGCTGCCGGTGCGCAACACGCTGTATCTCGGCCAGACCAGCATCATCCCGGTGCTGTTGGTGCTGCTCGGCTGTTTCGCGGTCCGGGGGGAACGGGCCAGCGGACTGCTGATCGGTGTCGCCGCCGCCCTCCAGCCGACCGTCCTGCTCTTCGCTCCGCTGCTGTGGTTCACCGGCCGCCGCCGGGCCGCGCTCTCCACCGGCGTCACCTTCGCCGCGACCACGGCACTGGCCTGGGCGGCGATGCCGCACGACTCGTTCACGTACTGGGTGCACCACCTGGCCGGAGTCGGTCTCGGCCGGCCCGCCGACGACCTCGCCAACCAGTCGCTGCACGGTGCCCTGCTGCGGTTCGGCCTGACCGGCCCGCTGGAGATCGCCCTGTTCCTGCTGCTCGGCGCGGCCGTCGCGTTCCTCGGCCTGCGCCGCGCCGTGCACTACGCCCGCGACGGGCAGCTGCTGCTCGCCGTCGCGCTGACCGGCTGCGTCGCGATCGCGGTGTCGCCCACCACCTGGCAGCACCAGCTGCTGTGGGTGCTGCTCGCGCTGGTCGGCCGGGTCGGCAAGAAGGCCTCGGACCGGTACGTATGGCCGGTCGCCGTCGTCCTGGTGATGACGCTCCCGGCGAAGATGATGCTGCCGAACATGCCGGTGCTCCACCCGCTGCGTGACAACGTCGTCCTGCTCGCCGCACTCAGCGCCGCCTGCGTCGTCCCGTTCCTGTCCCGCACCTCGCCGCACTACCAGGTCCCGATCCCCACGCAGTACGCGCCACCGGTCGAGGCCCGCTGGAAACACGTACCCCTGCTGCCCTTCCTGCGCCGGGTCCTCTCCCGCCCGAACCTGCTCCTCGAACTGCTGCTGATCCGCGTCGGCTACTCCGCGTACCAGCAGGTCAGGCTGGAGGCGCACGGCGGCTCCAACGAGGCGGCCCGGGCCACCGCCGAGCAGCACGGCGAGCAGATCCTGGCGATCGAGAAGTTCCTGTTCATGGACATCGAGCACTGGGTCAACCACGCGGTGGTGAACGTCGACTGGCTGCGCGCCTTCTTCGACTTCTACTACACGTCGTTCCACTTCGTGGTCCCGCTCAGCGTCCTCGGCGTCCTGTATGTGCGCCGGCCCGCCGAGTACCGCTGGGCCCGCTCGGCCCTCGGTTTCGCCACGATCCTCGCGCTGCTCGGCTTCTGGCTCTATCCGCTGGCCCCGCCGCGCCTGATGCCGGGCCTCGGCTATATCGACACCGTGCACGGCGTGCAGGACTTCTCCCAGCCGGATTACGGGACGCTGACCGCGCTGACGAACCAGTACGCGGCGATGCCCTCGCTGCACTTCGGCTGGTCGCTGTGGTGCGGTCTGGTGATCGCGATCCTCGCGCCGAAGTGGTGGATGAAGGCGCTCGGTCTCCTGCATCCGCTGTTCACGATCGCGGCGATCGTGGCGACCGCCAACCACTGGGTGCTGGACGCGGCGGGCGGCGCGGCCGTCGTCGGCATCGGCTTCGCGCTGACCTACCTGCTCCAGGGCCCCCGGGTCAGCTCGCGCGGCAAGCCCGCCGAGGTCAGCATCGCGGAGCCGGACCAGGCGAAGGACCGTACCCCGAGCTGATCCGGTACACCCCCGGTTCGGTCACCGTCAGCCGCGTGAACTCGCCCCGCTTCTTGAGGCAGCCGCCCTCGGCGTACAGCCACGGCGAGTAGGCGACGCGCACGGTGACCGAGCCGGGCCCCGGCATCCGTACGACGACCTCGGCGCTGGAGGCCCGTACGACCGAGCCGGGCGACGTCACCAGTGGCACCGCGTCGCGCACCCGGAACACCTGCCAGTGCGCGTCCTGCCAGACCGGCTCCAGCCAGGTCGGCCGGCTCCTGACCAGGCGCGCCTCGTCCTCGGCGAAGCCGTCCGGCTTCCCGGCGGGCAGCACCACGAAGCCGACGGCCCAGCGGTCCAGCCAGGCCCGGTACGTCGACTCCGAGAACGTTCCGTCGTAGAAGAGCCGCCCGCGCTCGATGTCCAACTGCCGGTTCCAGCCACGGGCGAGGTTCACATGCGGGGCGAGCGCGGTGGCCTCGCGATGGTTACGGGCCGGGACCACCTCGACCCGGGTCCGCTCGGCGCCGAGCCGGTCCAGGGCACGGACGACACCGCGGGTGTCGGCGGCCCAGGCGGGCACCTTGGTGGAGATCCGCAGATCGTCGACGGTCTTCGTGCCCAGCCATGTCACGGAGACGACGAGGGTCACGGCGAGGGCGACGAGTCTGCGTCTCTCCCGCTGCTCCCTCTGCGCGAGCAGCGCGGCGAGCAGGGCGGTCGGTGCGAACAGCTCGGCGAGCCGCTCCACGTTCGTGCCGATAGGGGAGGGGATGAGATACGTCAGTACCGTCCCGGCCGCGTACACCAGGCCGCCCCACCGCAGCACCCCCCAGCGGCGCGGAGCGAGAGCGAACAGCACGACACCGAACAGGACGGGCGGCCAGATCCGGCCGGCCGGCATCAACTGCTCGCCCTTGAACGGGAACAGCAGCGTGATCACCGCGACCACCACGAACGGCGGCGCGATGAGAGCGGCGGCCCGCTTCCAGTCCCGTACGAGCGCGTAACCGGCGCCCGCCACCACCAGAAACAGCCCCGCCACCGGGCTCGCCATGGTCGCCAGCGCCGCGTAAGCCACGGCCAGTGGCAGCCGCCGCTCCCGCGTGAGCGGCACACAGGCCGCGAGCCCGAAGGCGACCCCGAGCGCGAAGGTCGTACGGCCGGACGCGACGTTGCACCACAGGGCGAGCGACGCGAGCAGCGCGGGGCCGAGCGGGCGGCGGATCCCGGTCCGCACGATCAGCACCGCGGCCAGCCAGGTGGCGAGCAGCCCGGCGACGACCGTGACCGTGCGCACGCCGATGGTGGCCATCAAGTACGGGGAGATCAGGCTGTAGTTGGCGGTGTGCATCCCGCCGTACCAGAAGAGGCTGTACGCCGAGCCGCCGTGCCGTGACGCGAACTCCGCCCACGCCTGCTGCGCCGCGAGATCCCCGCCACCCGTGGCGAGAAACGCGAACCACACCCCGTACAACGGAATCGTCGGAAGCGTGGCCAGCAACGGCACCCGATGCCGCCGCCAGAACCCCTTGAGTTCCGGGAACGGTTCCTTCCGCCCACCGGTGGCCGGCTCGGCCGGACCGGAGGGCGGACGGGCGGGGGACAGCTCGGCGGCAGAGGCCACGGTCAGCGTTTCCGTTCGAAGTCGTCGAGGCTGTGACTTTGCTGTGTCACGTGCGAAGACGTCGAGCGGCACGGAAACGTTCACTCGGTCACTGGGACGCGGGCGCCAGGGGCTCACGAGCCATGCAACGACTCACCGCAACCGTGGTCACCAGCCGATACCCCAAATCACCGGTGTGTGAGGTTCAAGGGATCAGACCCAGGGGCCAGCGGCCTGCCGTTGGCCTTTCAGCTCAGCGAGAGTCGCCCAAGGGGTAGTTGTTCTTCGTCACCGTTAGGGTGATCTTCGTTTCCTTGGGGATCCAGGCCCCGGGGGCGCTGATGTCGGCCTTGGCCGGCCAGGTGGTGCCGGAGGCCACGTTGAGGGCCTTCTTCGTCACCGTCACCGGAACACCCCTCTCGCCTCTGTCGGCCGTGACCGTGACCGTGTAAGAGGCGCGCTTTTCGCCCGTGTTCTGCATCGTGAGGGGCACGACCACGCGGCGGTTGTCCAGGCGCGGCAGGTAGGCGACGACCTCTCCGTTGTGCGCCGTGGCCGCCGGACGGCCGAAGTCGAAGTCCTCGGGCTTGCGAACGTCGGTCTTCCCGGGCCCGGCGGATTCGCCGTCCGCAGGAGCCGTCGCATCCACCGTAGACCTGCTCTCCGCCACCCCTTCGCCCTGGAATGCGCAGGCGGTCAGGACCAGCGGTGCCGCCACCACGGCGACAAGCAGCGAGCGTGGGGAGCTCCGGTTCCGGGACCTGCCGGACGTACCGTCAGCCACAGGGGAACACACGGCTGGACTTGTGGTCGATCGACATAGGTATCCCCCTGGTGTCTGCGCGTGAGTGACTGAACAGTCCGGCGAAGCGGCCACAACTTACGCTCAGGGCGGCCCCGAAGGGAAAGGTTTATACCTGTCGACCGGCGGCGAACTGTAAACCTCGCCGCGCGAGCCGTAGCGATGCGTATCTCTCGCCGGGCGAAGATGTGAACTTCTGTCACGTCTTCTCCCCGGGATCTCCACACTCAAAGTGAGCTCGTGACACCGATCACAGGGCGCGCCGGATCGCGGCAAACAGGGCACTTGTCCAGACAAACTCTCGGCGTTTACCGGTCAGTTGGCGCGTTTCTTCCTCTCGCAGAACGAATCGCGCGGTGGCAGGAGGCGGGGGCGGGGCGATGGGGGGATGGTGCCCCCGCCTCCTGTTCTGCGCGACCCCGTGGGTCAACTGGCGCTGACCTGGAGCTCCTTGACGCCGTTCACCCAGGCGGAGCGCAGTCGGCGTGGGTCGCCGACGAGGCGGAGGCCGGGCATGGCGTCGGCGATGGCGTTGAAGATGAGGTCGATCTCCAGGGTCGCCAGGGACTTGCCGAGGCAGTAGTGCGGGCCGCCGCCACCGAAACCGAGGTGGGGGTTCGGATCGCGGGTGATGTCGAGGACCTCCGGGGAGTCGAAGACGGCGGGGTCGTTGTTCGCGGAGGAGTAGAAGAGGCCTACGCGGTCGCCCTTCTTGATCCGCTGGCCGCCGAGTTCCGTGTCCTGGGTCGCGGTGCGCTGGAAGGACACGATGGGGGTCGCCCAGCGGACGAGCTCCTCGGCCGTGGTGGAAGGGCGTTCCCTCTTGTAGAGGTCCCACTGGTCTGGGTGGGTGAGCAAGGCGTGCATGCCGTGCGTGATCGCGTTACGGGTCGTCTCGTTGCCCGCGACGGCCAGCATGAGGACGAAGAAGCCGAACTCGTCCGAGGTGA carries:
- a CDS encoding J-domain-containing protein, which codes for MTERKPPGVSFESWIDKQIREAEARGEFDQLSGAGKPLPATSDTTYDELWWIKQKMAREGLSVLPPTLALRKEAEDALARALDAPSERVVREIITSINVKIRDVMFRPPPGPPLGLKPYDVEAVVRDWRDRRG
- a CDS encoding O-methyltransferase, which codes for MTEPRLWNDVDDYLTALLAPPDDALSAALHDSDAAGLPHINVAPTHGKLLHLLAVIQGARRILEIGTLGGYSTIWLGRALPADGRLISLEYDPKHAEVARRNLTRAGLDKITEVRVGPALDSLPKLADEQAEDRAPFDLVFIDADKVNNPHYVEWAVKLTRPGSLIVLDNVVRGGAVTDATSDDPSIRGTRAALELFASHPKLDATAIQTVGLKGYDGFALARVLA
- a CDS encoding bifunctional glycosyltransferase 87/phosphatase PAP2 family protein — translated: MANVESGRPGDAFAAGAAGTAKARLGMVRAALWLVAAVLAVRQVAVVLSTPKGERLTDLETWVGPGGVLHVNGSLYDSTRFTGTPFGGLVLKPLTRAAEQALGWGWTFGTLLLVVALGLVAARALPQPVSRRTALLAAPVAISLLMLSLPVRNTLYLGQTSIIPVLLVLLGCFAVRGERASGLLIGVAAALQPTVLLFAPLLWFTGRRRAALSTGVTFAATTALAWAAMPHDSFTYWVHHLAGVGLGRPADDLANQSLHGALLRFGLTGPLEIALFLLLGAAVAFLGLRRAVHYARDGQLLLAVALTGCVAIAVSPTTWQHQLLWVLLALVGRVGKKASDRYVWPVAVVLVMTLPAKMMLPNMPVLHPLRDNVVLLAALSAACVVPFLSRTSPHYQVPIPTQYAPPVEARWKHVPLLPFLRRVLSRPNLLLELLLIRVGYSAYQQVRLEAHGGSNEAARATAEQHGEQILAIEKFLFMDIEHWVNHAVVNVDWLRAFFDFYYTSFHFVVPLSVLGVLYVRRPAEYRWARSALGFATILALLGFWLYPLAPPRLMPGLGYIDTVHGVQDFSQPDYGTLTALTNQYAAMPSLHFGWSLWCGLVIAILAPKWWMKALGLLHPLFTIAAIVATANHWVLDAAGGAAVVGIGFALTYLLQGPRVSSRGKPAEVSIAEPDQAKDRTPS